The nucleotide sequence TGCTCCTCGAGCACCGTCAGCTCCGCGGGCAGTGGGACCTCGTGCAGGCAGTTGACCGTCTCGCAGGGGTCGGGGCCCTCGTCGGCGGCCACGGCGGTCGGGGCCGCTATCGCGGCGGTTGCCTCCGGGTACAGGTCGATCAGGCTCTGCAGCGACGTGAAGATGTTTTCCAGGAAGCCGTCCTCCAGGTACCTCGTGCCAAAGTCGGCGAGGTATTCGGACAGCGGCCCGTCCTTTTGGACGTGGTATGCAGCAGGAGTGGGTAGCTTTGCGAGTATTGCATCGAGGGTCATTTGTAAATCCGCCAGTCGGTGTCCCGGTCTTGACACTTCTGCCTCGACCGACGTCGCCGGAGTCGTGTCCGACTCCCGAGTGGACTGGCCATTGCCAGCGCTTGTAGAGTCTGGAGGTGGCACGGCGGTGTCGAGCCCGCCGTCTACAGAAAACCACTCGAAACCATGCATTGGATCCTGCTGGTCCAGCCCACTCCCGAACGAGTCGACGTGCCATGGCTCACCGCTGTTTTCCAGCCCGTACAGGGGCGCTGAGAACTCAGCCGGGACTGACATGTCAGTCGCGGCTTGGCGCAGGGGTCGGGACACCGATGCGTTTGCAGTCGCTGTGCCGATTGGACTGAACACGCAAGAGGCCTTCATCCTCGAGCAGCGGGTGCACACTGCACTTCCCGCTACTTTGGGGCACCGCAGCTTTTGCGAGTGGCAACGGTCGCATGCCAGTCTGGTTCTCGTTGGACCTGGCATTTTGTTCAATGTATAGTGCAGCTTTGTTTGAAAACAGGTGCTTGTCGGCACCTTGGCCGTATTAACTGAGCATACCTTAGCTATGGCTGCGCTTACCGGTGAGACGACGCGCATTCCAAAGACGAAACTTACGACACGTGACGCATTTTAAACTGTTTATTAGCCTGCTTCCCCTATGTAAGCTTGCTAGGTTTGGTTACCTTGATGTTGCGCGCTCCTTCCCATTGTGGACCAACTCAAATATTAGTGAAATGATTTCaatttaattaaaatttcCATCGCATTTGATATGGCAGGGGAAATGTACAAGATGAGTATATTATTGGTATTTTAACATCATTCTCATAACACtcatgaaaaaaaatacaaagaaAACATGTATATCCCACCTCCCAACAGGCTCGATACCCGTAAATCCATCCGCTTGCTGCGTAAATCCAACATTAAAAAGAAACCTGATTTTTCTCCACAACAGCCTAAATTGGAGTTGGTATCGACTCAAAATCCCACTGCGCCCGCAAAGAGCCCACCCATATATAAACAGTCAGGTAAACCGGACAGTCACTTGTGTAATGAATCTATCCGGCGCCCACGTGCCATGTGGGAACACGACTCCTCCCTCACACCACCTTAGACGTAGGTGGTGCGGCGCGAGTGGGAGCTCCTCCTGCTGTGGTGGCTGTGACGGCTGTGGCCGCGGCTCGAGTGCCTGCGGTGCGAGTGACGGTGGCTGTGGTACTTGTCCTCCTTGCGGCTCATGCGGCCGCCGTGCATAAAGGCCAGGACCGCCGTGACGAGGAAGAAGATGCAGTTCATGATGCCAAACGCGAAGCTGGCCTTGAGCATGGCGCAGGGCTTGTCGGTGCGGATGGCGAAGCCACGGCCCTCGACGGCCACCCAGTCGCCCAGGCCAAACCTGTAGTACTCATTGGTGCTGATGCTCGAGCAGTCGGCCCTGGCGATGAACCCTAGGAAGTAGACGCCGGCGATGAAGGCGCCGACAAAGAGCAGGTCGACTATGCCGACGAATTGCGCGTTTGTGCTGCTGCGGTGGTAGCTGAAGAGGGTAAAGATTGACCAGGCGAGCGCAATAACCGAGACGATGAACAAGATCAGGATGAAGTTGGGCGTGAGGAGGTTGTTGTTGACGTAGCCGTTGACGAACCACGACAGCAGACCGACAATGATGATCTTGATTTGGCGGTTAGTGTTTTGTCGCAAAGGCGCTGAGCGGACACAAGTGCCAATTTAGGTTT is from Pyricularia oryzae 70-15 chromosome 2, whole genome shotgun sequence and encodes:
- a CDS encoding transcription factor ACEII, translated to MSVPAEFSAPLYGLENSGEPWHVDSFGSGLDQQDPMHGFEWFSVDGGLDTAVPPPDSTSAGNGQSTRESDTTPATSVEAEVSRPGHRLADLQMTLDAILAKLPTPAAYHVQKDGPLSEYLADFGTRYLEDGFLENIFTSLQSLIDLYPEATAAIAAPTAVAADEGPDPCETVNCLHEVPLPAELTVLEEQLVGQPEPVDGALGGQLVACHVRLLDVVDRLSRSVFMCVRLEAVMPPGGKPKFHLPDLTVGSFKPPDHSAALMQKVLLKNLLDKLLFVSRGLRAALDGVDAGNSAAREASLSLPVLLLQVESVTKRHERTLDRFNSLLTYVVGLGFTG